The Herminiimonas arsenitoxidans sequence CCTGGTGGGTTCAAAGCTTGGCGACCCATTTGCACCGTACGATCGGTATTCGTGAAGGTACCGGTTTTTTCCGGGAACGCACTTGCAGGCAAGATGACGTCAGCCAGATAAGCGGTTTCAGTCAAGAAGATATCCTGAACAACGAGGTGATCCAAAGCTGCCAACGCTTCACGCGCATGGTTAGCATCAGGATCGGACATCGCTGGGTTTTCACCTTGTACATACAGACCGCGGATTTTGCCGTCGGTGATTGCATGCATGATCTCAACCACGGTCAGACCTGGTTCTGGATCCAGCAAGTCTTCCGACATCTTCCATGCTTTTGCAAAGTTGGCACGGATCTTAGGATCGCTAACGCTTTGGTAATCTGGGTACACCATAGGGATCAGGCCAGCGTCGGATGCACCTTGCACGTTGTTTTGACCGCGCAATGGATGCAGACCTGTACCTGGACGACCGATTTGGCCGGTCATCAATGCCAGAGCGATCAGGCAACGTGCATTGTCGGTACCGTGGATATGCTGCGATACGCCCATGCCCCACAAGATCATCGAACCTTTCGATGTTGCGTAGAGACGTGCAACATAACGCAGCGTTTCTGCATCGATACCGCAGATAGGCGCCATCAATTCAGGTGTATAGCCTTCAACGTTTTTGCGCAGCTCTTCGTAACCAATGGTACGGCTTTCGATAAATTCTTTATCGACTAGGTTTTCGGTAACGATGACGTTCATCATCGCGTTCAACATCGCGACGTCGGTATCCGCCTTGAATTGCATGAAGCGATGTGCGATACGTGACATCTCAGTACGACGTGGATCGCAAACGATCAACTTGGTACCGTTGCTGACCGCATTCTTGATCCAGGTTGCAGCAACTGGATGGTTCACGGTTGGGTTCGCACCAATGATGATGACCACTTCTGCCTTGGTCACGTCCATCACTGGATTCGAGACCGCGCCCGAACCGATGCCTTCGAGCAGCGCGACAACTGAGGATGCATGGCACAAACGTGTGCAGTGATCGACGTTGTTGCTACCGAAACCGGTACGGACCAATTTCTGGAACAAATACGCTTCTTCGTTACTACCTTTAGCCGAGCCGAAACCAGCCAGCGATTTTTTACCGTGGGTATCGCGAATCTTGACGAAGTTACCACCGGCTACTTGCAGCGCTTCTTCCCATGTCGCTTCGCGGAACACTTCCATCACGCGATCTGGATCCATGATGAAATCACCGCTCTTAGGTGCATCAGCACGGCGGATCAAAGGCTTGGTCAGGCGATGTGGATGGTTTGCATAATCGAAACCGTAACGACCCTTGACGCACAGACGTTCACGGTTAGAAGGACCATCACGGCCTTCCACGTAGAGAATCTTGTTGTCTTTGATGTTGTAAGTCAGTTGGCAACCAACGCCGCAATATGGGCAGACGGAATCAACTTGTTTGTCAGGGACATTCAATGCGACATCACGGGCCGGCATCAGTGCGCCAGTCGGGCATGCTTGTACGCATTCGCCGCAAGCGACGCAAGTCGACGCGCCCATAGGGTCATCCATATCGAACACGATCTTCGCATGGTCGCCGCGGAATGCCAGGCCGATCACGTCATTCTCTTGTTCGTCGCGGCAAGCGCGGACGCAACGTGTACATTGAATACATGCATCGAGGTTAACGGCGATCGCAGGATGCGAGTAGTCATACGCAACTTTTGCACGTGCTTCAAAACGTGGTTTGCCGACGCCCATTTTCGCAGCCCATTCGTCCACTTCATTGTGGCGCGTATAGTCAGCTTCTGGCATATCGGACTGCAACAGTTCCAACACCAGTTTTTGCGATTTCACTGCACGTTCGCTTTCGGTATTTACTTTCATACCGTTGGTCGGGTTACGGCAGCAGGAAGGTGCCAATACGCGTTCGCCATTGATTTCAACGACGCATGCGCGGCAGTTACCTGCTGTGTCCATACCTTCTTTGAAGCAAAGGTGCGGGATTTCTATGCCTTCGCGCTTGGCGACGGTCAAGATCGTATCAGTTGCACGGCCGGTTACTTCACGACCATTCAATTCAAACGTAACTGTAGGCACATCAAGCAGTGCCATTTCGCTTCGGGTAATTGCGTTCATTATCTTTTCACCTTAATCCGGGGGCTACGTGCTTAAGCCAACTCATGCGGGAAGTACTTGACGACACAGTCGATAGGATTAGGCGCAGCCTGACCCAAACCACAGATCGACGAATCGCGCATAACCAGCGACAGATCTTCCAGCAAGCCGACATCCCATTTTGGCTTCTTGATCAATTCAGCTGCTTTCGCGGTACCGACACGGCACGGTGTGCATTGACCACACGATTCGTGTTTGAAGAAGTCCATCATGTTGCGTGCTGCCTGAACTGCTGTGTCTTTATCCGACATCACGATGACCGCTGCAGAACCAATGAAACATCCGTATGGTTGCAAGGTATCGAAATCAAGTGGAATATCGTTCATCGATGCAGGCAAGATACCGCCCGATGCACCACCTGGCAGATAGCCGTAGAAGGTTTGACCTTCCAGCATGCCGCCGCAATGTTCGTCGATCAATTCCTGGATCGTGATACCGGCTGGAGCCAGTTTGACGCCAGGATTTTTTACACGGCCGGAGACCGAGTACGAACGCAAACCTTTACGACCGTGACGACCATGCGATGTAAACCAGTCGCCGCCTTTTTCCAGAATGTCGCGTACCCAGTACAGGGTTTCAAAGTTGTGTTCCAGCGTAGGACGGCCGAACAAACCAACTTGTGCCACATATGGTGGACGCAGACGTGGCATGCCGCGCTTGCCTTCGATGGATTCGATCATCGCGGATTCTTCACCGCAGATGTAAGCGCCAGCGCCGCGACGCAGGAAAATCTCAGGCATGTTTTCCATCGGTGGATTGGCTTTCAATTTCGCCAATTCCGCTTCCAGCATGGTGCGGCAACCGTGGTATTCGTCACGCAGATAGATATAGATAGTTTGGATATCGACAGCCCATGCTGCAATCAGCATGCCTTCGAGGAAACGATGCGGATCTTTTTCCAGATAGACGCGATCCTTGAATGTACCTGGCTCGCCTTCATCGATGTTCACAGCCATCAGACGTGGGCCTTTTTCGCCACGCACGATGCGCCATTTACGACCGGATGGGAAGCCTGCACCACCCAGACCACGCAAGCCGGAATCCTCCATCGTCTTGATGACAGATTCAACATCGCGTTCGCCGGAAATACATTTTTTCAGCAGCGCGTAGCCGCCTTCGTTTTGATATGCAGCGAAGTCAGTAATACTACCTTCTGCTTGCACGATTTCTTTTTTCTCAACCGCTGCTTGTACTGCTTCGCATGTTGCGTTGATGATCGGATTTTGACCAACAACAGCAACTGGAGCTTGTTCGCAACGACCAACGCAAGGCGCTGCAATCACGCGCACTTCTTTGCCCAAAAGCTTAGGCAACTTGGCCAACATATCTTTCGCGCCAGCCATTTCACATGACAAGCCGTCGCATACGCGAACGGTCAATGCCTGCGGTGCAATGCCGCCTTCTTTAACGATATCGAAGTGATGGTAGAAGCTCGCCACTTCATACACTTCTGTTTGAGCCAAGCGCATTTCTTGCGCCAGCGCAGCCAGATGGCTGGAAGCCAGATGACCGAATTTATCTTGGATTTTATGCAGATGTTCGATCAGCAGATCAGCCTGACGTGATTCGTCGCCCAGCAACGCGCGCACTTCAGCCAATGCAGCAGGGTCAACCCGGCGGCCTTTTGGCGCCTGACGCTTGCGCTCCTTTGTGTTGACTACTTCTTGCACTGCAATTGGAATGACTTTGTGGTTCATGATTGTTCCTAATCAGCTTAAATACCCTGACAGTTATCAGGGTCTTCTCATCGTGTCGTTCTATGTCTTATTGCGCTTTATCCTGCATCGTGGACGCCCGTCTTTCTGCATCAGACCGTTCGACTTCCACCATCTTTGCTGCACTTACTGCTTGGCTTACGTATCAATTAATTTCCCGGGAACCGAATATATGCTTTTTTTAGCATATAAAGACCCTTTTCAGATGGCCGTATCTTATCGATGCGGCCCCACCTCCAGCATTGACCAAGGTCAATTTTCCACATGATCTTTAGTACATATGCCCTGGCCGCAGGCAAAAACAATAGAAAAATCAGCCTTCTGCTCGCATTTTCACCGTAAAAGGAATCATTCTCATTTGAATAAACTGTTTAACGTACTTTCGCCATGCTATCCCAAAATAAAATGACTCGCTCCAAAGTACCTCATTTTACCGGCTGAAATAAGCATATATCAATTCCTCCATCGCATTCGCTATACGCTGTGCGCTGCATATACAAACGCGAATACCGTCATCCAATAAAAAAAGCCCCTCCCGTTAGGGAGAGGCTTTTTTGTAGCAACGGTCTTTACAGACCGCTTTGCTTTTAAATTACGAGATCACGCGTTCTGCGCGCAATGCTGCAATATCTTCCGCGCTGTAACCAAGTTGACCAAGCACTTCTTCTGTGTGCTCACCCAACAATGGCGAACGTGTCACATCCGTTGGGCTGTCCGACAACTTGATCGGGTTACCGACTGTCAGGTATTTGCCCCGTACTGGATGATCCACTTCAACGATGGTGCCGGTTTCACGCAGCGATGGCTCTTCAGCGATTTCTTTCATCGACAAGATCGGGCCGCAAGGGATGTCGAACTTATTGAGGATATCCATAGCTTCGAACTTGGTCATGGTCTTGGTCCACTCTTCGACCGTTGCGAAGATGTTTTTCAAGTGTGGCAAGCGCGATGCTGGGGTTGCGTATGCTGGATCTGTCAGCCATTCTTCTTTACCGATCACTTTGCAGATCGGTGCCCATACTGCACCTTGAGCGATGAAGTAGATGTAGGCGTTAGGGTCAGTTTCCCAACCTTTACATTTCAGAATCGAACCAGGTTGACCACCACCCGATGCATTACCGGCGCGTGGCACGGAGTCACCGAACGGAGTATCCGGATATTGCGGATACTCTTTCATGGTACCGGTACGTTCCAGACGCTGTTGATCACGCAGTTTAACGCGGCACAGATTCAACACGGCATCCTGCATAGGCGCCAACACTTTTTGACCGCGACCAGTTGCGTGACGTTGCAACAATGCAGCCAAGATACCCAGAGCCAGATGCAAGCCGGTACCGCTGTCACCGATTTGCGCGCCAGTGACCATTGGTGGACCGTCGTCGAAACCGGTAGTCGAAGCAGAGCCGCCTGCGCATTGCGCAACGTTTTCATACACTTTGCAGTGTTCGTATGGACCAGGACCAAAACCTTTGACCGATGCGACGATCATTTTTGGGTTGAGTTCGTTGATACGTTCCCATGTGAAACCCATGCGATCCAGCGCGCCAGGTGCGAAGTTCTCTACCAGTACGTCGCATTCCTTGATCAAGGTTTCGAGGACAGCTTTCCCTTTTGGGTTTTTTGTATCCAGTGTGATCGAACGCTTGTTGTGGTTGAGCATCGTGAAATAGAGGCTGTCTGCCTCAGGGATGTCACGCAATTGACCGCGTGTAGCATCGCCTTCGCCAGCACGTTCAACCTTGATAACATCTGCGCCAAACCATGCCAGTAACTGGGTACATGTCGGGCCTGATTGCACGTGTGTGAAATCAAGAATGCGATAGCCGCTTAATGCCTTACTCATCAACTACTCCTATCTTTTACAAAAAAACGCGAACAGGTCATCCCCACTCGCGCAGTACTTAGCTAATAAAAATTATTTATACATTGTTTGCGCCATCGTACCTGGTGCGTAGACCGCGGGATCGACCCAGATATTGATGACTGCAGATTTACGTGTTTTCTGTACTGACTCGCGAGCACGCTGTAGCGCGCCTGCGATGCGTGATGGGTCGCGCACTTCCTCACCATAACCGCCCAACATTTCAGCAAACCGACTGTACGGGATATCGGACAGCAGGTTACCAACATTACCGCGCTCTTCACCGTACTTAGCCAATTGGCCGTAACGGATTTGATTCATGGCCGAGTTGTTCCCGACCACCGCGATAAATGGGACATTGAAGCGATTCGCTGTTTCAATATCGAACGAGGTCATTGAGAATGCGCCATCGCCGTAATAGCACAATACCTCTTTTTCCGGATTGGCCAAACCGGCTGCAATTGCGAAGCCGGTACCAACCCCCAAGCTGCCTAAGGCGCCTGGATCCATCCATTGCCCCGGATTACGTGGACGAACCGCTTGTGCCGAGATCGTCACGACATCACCACCATCACCGATGTAGATAGTGTCTTCGCCGAGGAATTCATTGATTTCATATGCAACGCGATATGGATGTATTGGCGAGCTGTTCGATTTGAACAGCGGCATCAATTTCTCCGTTGCGACAACTTCTGCTGCCTGCAAGGCCTTCATCCATACTTTGCGTTTTGCTTGCGCCGATTTGTCGATGCGACCCGATGCTGCCTCCAGCGTTGCTGCGAGGATGGCACCCGGATCGCCAACCAAACCCAAATTGACGTCGCGATTTTTACCGACTGTACGATAGTCTTGATCGATCTGTACGATCTTCGCATTTTGACTCAAGCGTTTGCCGTAGCCCATGCGGAAATCGAAAGGCGTACCAACGATCACAATGACATCCGCCTTGTCGAAACCTTCACGACGCGTACGATCGAAGTGATGCGCATCGCCCGGCGGCAAAATGCCGCGCGCAGCGCCATTAAAGTAAGCTGGAATATCCAGCATGCGCACCAGAGCAACAGCTTCTTTGTGTCCGCGCGAAGTCCACACTTGATTGCCAAACAGAATAACCGGACGTTCTGCATGCAACAGCAGATCCGCCAGCTTTTCTATGTCGAGTGGATCACCTATCGATTTAACTGACGCACGGTAGCTGCTAGGTGCAGGAATCACCGCACGACTCACATCGATTTCGCGATCCAGTACGTCACGCGGAATTTCCAGATACGAAGGACCACATGCACCAGCGAACGCTGCGCGTATCGCCATGGATACCATGTCTGCCACACGCTCGGTAGAACGCACACCTTCCGAAAACTTGGTGATGGGACGCATCATTTCTGTATGCGGCAAATCTTGCAAGGAACCCATCATGTGCTGGGTGATGCCACCTTGACCACCGATATGCAGCACAGGGCTTTCTGAACGGAAAGCGGTAGCAATACCAGTCATAGCATTGGTGCAACCAGGACCCGCCGTGGTGACAACAACACCGAGCTTGCCGGTTTGGCGGGCATAGCCGTCTGCTGCATGTGCAGCGACTTGTTCATGACGGAAATCAACTATGCGTATGCCTTCATCCACACAACCATCGTAGATATCGATGATGTGCCCACCACATAGCGTAAAGATGGTATCGACACCCTCATTCTTCAGTGCACGCGCAACCAAATGACCACCCGAAATGATGCCGCTATCGCGGCTCTTCACTTGGAGGGTGTCATCTGCTGTCGTGGTCGACGGATACGCCGTTACTGAAGACATGATTTTCCTGTTAAGCCGGCCATGAAAGTCATTCTCGTCACGGCCGTGCTGTTTACTTACTTCTTAAGGTAAGGCATCTTTAAAAAACATGTATAGGTTTTTAGAGATACCCTTCAGCCTGCGCATTCACTATAGCTAATAGAGTGGCCGTATCATATCGATCTGCCTGCGCTTCCATCATTGACCCCGGTCAATTTTCATCGCATGATATTCGGCCTACGCATCCTTCTCTGTTTTGCCTATTTTTCCCTCTTAAATAAGGCCATCACAGCAACTACTCTTATTCCCTCCTCTCGTGCTTTTTTAACACCGATTTATCGATGAAATTTTGCAACGCACTAGCCATGCAAGAACATCAAGAATCAATACGAGCTTAGATAAATTTTGCATCGCAACATAATTTATCGCCCACCGCCCAATCCTCAGACATGCTCGTCCAAGCAAACAAGCACTATATCAGCTGACGATTACGCACCCAAAAGCGCTACCTTGCGCATTACCTTCGCATGGTACAGACGAAAAAAAACGGCGCCCAAACTGGGCGCCGTTTTTACAAGCTAGAACTAGTTTAAGAAATTCTTAAACAGCTTTAGCAGCGTGCAATGCAGCGATCTGCTCTTTCGAATAACCCAATTGAGCCAGAACTTCATCAGTGTGCTCGCCCAACAATGGCGAACCAGTGATTTCTGGTTTCATATCGGAGAATTTGATTGGGCTACCAACTGTCAGGTATTTTTCGCCACGATCTTTGTGCTCAACTTCAACGATCGAACCGCTTTCGCGCAACGATACGTCGTTAGCCAATTCTTTCATCGACAGAACTGGTGCGCATGGG is a genomic window containing:
- the frc gene encoding formyl-CoA transferase, whose protein sequence is MSKALSGYRILDFTHVQSGPTCTQLLAWFGADVIKVERAGEGDATRGQLRDIPEADSLYFTMLNHNKRSITLDTKNPKGKAVLETLIKECDVLVENFAPGALDRMGFTWERINELNPKMIVASVKGFGPGPYEHCKVYENVAQCAGGSASTTGFDDGPPMVTGAQIGDSGTGLHLALGILAALLQRHATGRGQKVLAPMQDAVLNLCRVKLRDQQRLERTGTMKEYPQYPDTPFGDSVPRAGNASGGGQPGSILKCKGWETDPNAYIYFIAQGAVWAPICKVIGKEEWLTDPAYATPASRLPHLKNIFATVEEWTKTMTKFEAMDILNKFDIPCGPILSMKEIAEEPSLRETGTIVEVDHPVRGKYLTVGNPIKLSDSPTDVTRSPLLGEHTEEVLGQLGYSAEDIAALRAERVIS
- a CDS encoding thiamine pyrophosphate-binding protein, whose protein sequence is MSSVTAYPSTTTADDTLQVKSRDSGIISGGHLVARALKNEGVDTIFTLCGGHIIDIYDGCVDEGIRIVDFRHEQVAAHAADGYARQTGKLGVVVTTAGPGCTNAMTGIATAFRSESPVLHIGGQGGITQHMMGSLQDLPHTEMMRPITKFSEGVRSTERVADMVSMAIRAAFAGACGPSYLEIPRDVLDREIDVSRAVIPAPSSYRASVKSIGDPLDIEKLADLLLHAERPVILFGNQVWTSRGHKEAVALVRMLDIPAYFNGAARGILPPGDAHHFDRTRREGFDKADVIVIVGTPFDFRMGYGKRLSQNAKIVQIDQDYRTVGKNRDVNLGLVGDPGAILAATLEAASGRIDKSAQAKRKVWMKALQAAEVVATEKLMPLFKSNSSPIHPYRVAYEINEFLGEDTIYIGDGGDVVTISAQAVRPRNPGQWMDPGALGSLGVGTGFAIAAGLANPEKEVLCYYGDGAFSMTSFDIETANRFNVPFIAVVGNNSAMNQIRYGQLAKYGEERGNVGNLLSDIPYSRFAEMLGGYGEEVRDPSRIAGALQRARESVQKTRKSAVINIWVDPAVYAPGTMAQTMYK
- the fdhF gene encoding formate dehydrogenase subunit alpha — translated: MNAITRSEMALLDVPTVTFELNGREVTGRATDTILTVAKREGIEIPHLCFKEGMDTAGNCRACVVEINGERVLAPSCCRNPTNGMKVNTESERAVKSQKLVLELLQSDMPEADYTRHNEVDEWAAKMGVGKPRFEARAKVAYDYSHPAIAVNLDACIQCTRCVRACRDEQENDVIGLAFRGDHAKIVFDMDDPMGASTCVACGECVQACPTGALMPARDVALNVPDKQVDSVCPYCGVGCQLTYNIKDNKILYVEGRDGPSNRERLCVKGRYGFDYANHPHRLTKPLIRRADAPKSGDFIMDPDRVMEVFREATWEEALQVAGGNFVKIRDTHGKKSLAGFGSAKGSNEEAYLFQKLVRTGFGSNNVDHCTRLCHASSVVALLEGIGSGAVSNPVMDVTKAEVVIIIGANPTVNHPVAATWIKNAVSNGTKLIVCDPRRTEMSRIAHRFMQFKADTDVAMLNAMMNVIVTENLVDKEFIESRTIGYEELRKNVEGYTPELMAPICGIDAETLRYVARLYATSKGSMILWGMGVSQHIHGTDNARCLIALALMTGQIGRPGTGLHPLRGQNNVQGASDAGLIPMVYPDYQSVSDPKIRANFAKAWKMSEDLLDPEPGLTVVEIMHAITDGKIRGLYVQGENPAMSDPDANHAREALAALDHLVVQDIFLTETAYLADVILPASAFPEKTGTFTNTDRTVQMGRQALNPPGEAKQDLWIIQQMANRLGCDWNYKHVSEVFDEMRHTMPSIAGITWERLEREDSVTYPCEKEGDPGEPVVFVDSFPRESGRARFVPADIIPAAERPDTEYPMVLITGRQLEHWHTGSMTRRATVLDSIEPDPIALIHPLDLANMGGNPGDIITLQSRRGEVSLYARADDSSPRGAVFVPFCYYEAAINRLTNAALDPFGKIPEFKYCAIRITLGGTAPVQTSYGGGQALTNLTNSLALN
- a CDS encoding NADH-ubiquinone oxidoreductase-F iron-sulfur binding region domain-containing protein, whose translation is MNHKVIPIAVQEVVNTKERKRQAPKGRRVDPAALAEVRALLGDESRQADLLIEHLHKIQDKFGHLASSHLAALAQEMRLAQTEVYEVASFYHHFDIVKEGGIAPQALTVRVCDGLSCEMAGAKDMLAKLPKLLGKEVRVIAAPCVGRCEQAPVAVVGQNPIINATCEAVQAAVEKKEIVQAEGSITDFAAYQNEGGYALLKKCISGERDVESVIKTMEDSGLRGLGGAGFPSGRKWRIVRGEKGPRLMAVNIDEGEPGTFKDRVYLEKDPHRFLEGMLIAAWAVDIQTIYIYLRDEYHGCRTMLEAELAKLKANPPMENMPEIFLRRGAGAYICGEESAMIESIEGKRGMPRLRPPYVAQVGLFGRPTLEHNFETLYWVRDILEKGGDWFTSHGRHGRKGLRSYSVSGRVKNPGVKLAPAGITIQELIDEHCGGMLEGQTFYGYLPGGASGGILPASMNDIPLDFDTLQPYGCFIGSAAVIVMSDKDTAVQAARNMMDFFKHESCGQCTPCRVGTAKAAELIKKPKWDVGLLEDLSLVMRDSSICGLGQAAPNPIDCVVKYFPHELA